The sequence CAGAGGTAACAGCTTTCTTTACTAGTTTATCAGTTCAGTAGAATAAACATGGATTCTGCAAACATGACATCATTCTGTGTTGTTCTCTAGTCCTTGTtctgcatcactgcagaaaaatGCTGATTATAATGTTTCATCTTCCTAGTGTTTTAATTTCAGggactttcttttttaaacttctcagcaaaaaaaaaaaagttttccgGTTTATACAGAAAAGCAAAGCTAGAAAAAAAGGACCAAATTACCAAATGTTGCCAATTATATGGGCACATACCACTCAATTGATTTATTTGGTATAATCTGTAAATGGTTTGTATAACTGCTTACTTCATAGACAAAACAAATGGCAAAAGCTGCTCAAACCTGACCCAAGTGCTGGACAACTGGAAATATGCCATCATGTATCAGGTGAAGGATCTGCTGGTCAATAATCATGCTTCAGTCTTACCTGAATATGTGAGGTGAGTAAATGGCTGAGCAGAATGCATATTTATTACAGAATATCATTGAAAGTAAGCTGACCAGTCAAGAACAGCATCAGAAATGTTACTTGATAATTGTATGTATTAAGTGAAATCAGGGCTACACTTTTTCTTGAGTCAATTTGTATAGATTACGAGGAGCCATGTGAGATCTATCTGAGCCATTACTTCTGCAAAAACAATTACTTTTAATGTGTGTGCTTGCTGTTTGGAATAACTATAATTTAATCTTACTACCTAACTTAACAAGGCAATTTTATTAGTTTGTGCAGACATGTGTTAAGTCGTTAATTTCTGCAGGCGCAGCTACCACTGGAATTGATTCAGTCAATATTAAAAAAGTGCCATGACTTGACTTCCATTACCTCATACAATCCCATATGAAAATACTGAAATGGCAAGgccaattcttttgtttttttctctacaccaaagacatttgggtttgagctcaaaagatgaatatgagatgatagatcagaatttcaaagttaatttcctgatatttacatttagatgtGCTAAGCAAGTTAGAGCAGGGCACACAAATTGTTTTTACACTTTATGCAGtactcaaaaaaaataaaaataaaaattaaggtaatgcataaaacaattaaattaaacaattaaattaaaaagtatttaCTTATGTACATTGTGTAATTTGTTGAGAACAAAATGATATAACAATGGAATCAATAGAAACCAAAATCATCAGTAAACTGAGGGCTGGATTAAAAATCACACcaaaaatcacaataaaattACAGACTGGTGAATGTCAAAAAAGTATCCATTTTTACCATAGCAGCTGTGTATGGCCCCCATGTGCCTGTATGCACTCCTGAAAATGCCTGATGTCTCATTCTCCTAAGAATAAGATAAGATGGCAGATGCTGTCCTGGGGGATCTCCTCCCAGGCCTGGTTCAGGGCATCAATGAGCTCGTTGGAGGTCTGTGCAATCTTCCAAATATATTCCTCCAAACACCATCGCTGATCATCATGATGGATAATATTCCCCAATGCATCTCCAGACGCTTTGAAGTCTGTCACAAGGAACAGAAACCAATTCTACTGCTCATTTGTTGCCATCTATGGCCCTGTGCAGCTCTCCTAGTGTAACAGCTCATCTCCTGGTATCTCCTCCATACCAAGAGACAACTTCATTGCAATTTTCCATATGGAGTAAACCTCCTTGCTACGACACATATGTACGTGGCATTCTGAAGGAGCTTGTTGTAGGTACTGCCTTATACTACAAGGAacctaacaaaacacaaaactagaGACAAATCAGTCAGGAAGGATAAAGAGAGAGCTTTTCTGACCACATTTCTGTGGCCACCATCTGCAAAGCCATTTCCTTTTTGGGGGTTATCTTGACTAGCCTCTCCAGTGCACCTGCTGTCACTTTCATTTTCACCAGAACAGGTAAAACTGATTATAATCACTTAGGTTTCCtaagcagacagactgatatcCCTCAAGTTTAACTGACCTGGTATTATACAGTGATGAATAGGTCATCCCTTAagttttttgagcagtgtatttGGTTGCATACATCCAAACTAATTGGGAAGAACTTaatcatgcagcaagacaatctaaaacacactgccaaAACAACAAGAGTAAAAATTAAGAGCTATGAACtgtttaaacaataaacctAATAGATCACACCACATCAAGAATGGTATTTACCTTCCAGTTCCAGGACTTTCAGAGGAGACTGTACATCTTAACACTTGCTGTGAAATTAATGAGATCTTTAATCCAAAATATCTTTTCTGTACTTCTCTTAAATTGTTCACAGGATCAAGTCTCTGTCTGATGCAGCAGATGACCTCTACAAGCAATTCAACACTCTGAAAGACAGCCTGGGCAAACTCACCAGTAAATTTGACAAGGTGGAGGATTTTGTTGATGAGCTACAGGCAGGAAAAATACCCAAAGGCTGGATGTGGAAAGCACTAAAGCGTCCACCAGTGAGCATGCCGACTCAGACACCAGTAAGGGCCTCTGGTAGAGGACAGTGGGTTCGGAGGGCAAGAGCCAATAGAGGCCCTGGTACTTAGTGGACATTAGTGGGACATTTAGTAGGATattgaggggggggggggggggtattttaTACACTATTAGTAAAAAGGTTCTTTAAATGTTCATTGGATAATAATGGTCCTTAGAATCCTAAAAGAATTCTACTCTGAAATATTCTATATTGATCTTTAAGGGGTTCTTCTTTGGTACGACCAAAGAGCCCATAAGGGTTTTAAATgcatttgaatgttttttttttttttacattatacagtacaaatgAGAATTATATAACTTTATATGCATCACCCAAAGATCgtaaaacaaatgacaaatgcCATTGGCATTATTTTACACTATAAGAACATAATCATTTCaggtgacattttattttattaaaatgcaaagctTTGCCTATGATATCTAGTTTTAGAATTAGCAGCTAAATCAGCAGGGCTGATTACACTTGCTTTggcaaatgtataaataaatttggCTGTTTTTATCAGATACCAGATAtatttttatcatatattttgttaaatgtgtgctactttaataaaatttacacatggatttaaatgttttcttttactcGAGACTCTTGgtaataatatgtatataagaAATATGGAAAGGtcacaaaattatttaattcaCTATTTTATCAATCTAGGAAAATGCTGTTTAATGCCTTTACTATAGcagcaagcaaaaaaaacaacaaaaaacatgatAATAATCCAggattatccatccatccatccatctgctaCCAGGccaggtcgcgggggcagcagactaagcagggatgcccagacttccctctccccagacacttcctccagctcttctgggggaataccaaggcgttcccaggccagccgagagacatagtccctccagcgtgtcctaggtcttcccctgggCCCCCTCCCAGAGCCAGATTACGTGTCCGAGGATTGGGTTCCCGAGGCccctgccttcgactgccacccaatccacaatgcaccgaccccttacggttcctcctgcaggtggtgggcccacgggAGATACAGgattattttaatctttattaacAGATGAATGAAAAGGATGTCAAGATAACATAAGATAAAAGTTAATGGGTTTTTCTAAGCTTATTAAGCTGACtcattcatatatacatatttttgtgGTCATGATATGGGAGTACTCTTATTTAGCCTATGTGTTCATTTGTAAATTAAGTATCTGTAATGCGTGAAAAAACAATGGTCAAAGATTCAGTGACTATAGCCTTAATGTTAGAAAAGTTCTTTAATAAGGACTGTAGATCATTTGGCTGTCTATGACATTACTCTTCAATATGCACCTGGTAGCCATGTTGAGGATTTTCTTCAACATATTTCTTAATATACCAACAAGATATGCTTGCTTTTAATTTTTCTTCAACCACAAAGTCCAGTGCAGCctgtagagaaaaaaacaacaaccacatgATTAAAATTAAACTTTGGTAGATATACAAGATATAAAAGATATACATGCTTAGCTCAATTTGTTAATAATACTTTTGATAAATGTGACTGAGCCGGACTTCTTCTGTGAGATTTGGTATGCTGTTTATCAAGCTGTTATCTCAGGTTAGCTGGGAAAGCTTGATTGATATAATTCTTTAGCTTCTATGAAAGCATGTGTCGATTCTAAGGAGAAATATTGCATGAACACTTATTGTAACCTGAAGTAATGGTAACTGATAAACAGAACTATAAGCAATGTACAAGCCTTTTTCCATTGTGCATTTCCAGGTCATTAGCCATTTCTCATCCCCCTGCTCCTAAAAGATTCTGACTAATCCCACCCATTTTCCCAGTTATTATCCTTGTTTGTATATATAGATAAATCTACATCTATGTTATAGTATAGTATCTATATTTTtatgctatttattttaatatttgtttctgACTACACAGGTAATGAGATCTCTAATACAATCTCTCCTTAAATCCAAAATGTTGGAAATGCTAGTTTTCCTGTATTAAACCATTAAACTAgaattaaaactaaaactaaaaattaaATGTGATGTGCAATAAGGGTTTGTATATGGATTTGTTAAAATCATATCTTTATGAGGTAAAAAGCAGAAAGTGATCTATCATTAACACATTGTGAATGTTTCTACCTGTATTTAGACCTATAATTTCTAGTAGATAATTGCCAGCATAGGGAAATTCAAGTGGGGTCACTGGCTTAAGAAGGTTGAGAACCCCAGCTATAATACATAAAGGGAAGCCATAAAACGCCTATGGATTTACTGCAGTACATCAGGATAACTATTATACTACTGTGGTGTTACTGTGGTACTTCAGGGTAACTATTATACTACTGTGATGTTACTGTGGTACTTCAAGGTAGCTATGATACTACTGTGGTGTTACTGTGGTACTTCAGGGTAACTGATACTACTGTGGTTTTACTGTGGTACTTCAGGGTAAACTTGATGCTAATGTGGTGTTACTGTGGTACTTCAAGTTAACCTTGATACTACTGTGGTTTTACTGTGGTACTTCAAGTTAACCTTGATACTACTGTGGTTTTACTGTGATACTTCAAGGTAACACTGATGCAACTATGGTGTTACTGTGGTATTTATGGTAACTATTATACtactgtggagttactgtggtACTTCAGGGTAACTGATACTACTGTGGTGTTGCTGAGGTACTTCAATGTAACAATGATACAACTATGGTTTTACTGTGGTACTATAGAGTAACTGATACTACTGTGGTGTTACTGAGGTACTTCATGGTAGCTAAGATACTACTGTTGTTTTACTGTGGTACTTCATGGCAACTATGATACTACTGTGGTGTTACTGTGGTACTTCAGGGTAACTATTATACTACTGTGGTGTTACTGTGGTACTTCAGGGTAACTATGATAATACTTGTGGTGTTACTGTGGTACTTCTTGGTAACCATAATACTACTTTGGTGTTACTGTGGTACTTCAGGGTAACTGATGCTACTGTGGTGTTACTGTGGTACTTCAGGGTAACTATTATACAGCTATACTTCAGATTTTCCCATGATGTTTTATATTGTACTGTACCTTGGCCAGACTCGCAGCTACCCCTTTACCTCTGAAAGACTCAGGTACTTCTGTTGATAACAAACGCACGTGCCCGTCAGTCCCATGTGAATACTCCAGTACCGCGTTTTGCACGTTACCTTCAACAGTACAAACGACAAAAGCACACAAATATAATTGTCCATGTGATTTATTTggcatatattacatatataaataaacatattcgATATGAAATGGGCCACACGTCACCTCCGTTGTCCAGTCTCACAGTAAAGCGACGTTGATTCCTGTCATGAATCACTCTGTATGTCTCGCTGCTCAAAACACAAAATGGAGAcgtatttattttgattttagtTAGCGTCCGTGCTCGAAAGAGCACTGTGTGCAGTCCCATGGCTCATTGCTCGGTGTTATTCATGATAATGTTACCGACTTGTCCTTGCTTTCAGCCTTGTTTACGGAAGGAGCAGACGACAGCAAAAGACGATTCGTCAGTGGTACACAAGATGGCGCTGATACTTCACTAACGTGCCACAAAGGCTCTCACAAGCATGCACAATAATGCTTTTCAACGCTAATTTACTCTAATTTATCAGCCTCACAAATATCCCTTATTAATGACTCCTTTCCTTGACAGAATTGTCTATgtttaatgttatgtttttatCTGAATTCACAGTAGATTAAGCTGAATTGATAAATTGATCCGTTCAGAGTCTCAAACCGACcaatgttcatttattcatttaccaGGTTTATTTGATCCTTCCATCTTCAGTAAATGTTTTATCTCTgtcagggttgtggtggatcCACATCCAGGGAGTGAGGAGAGAATAAACCCTGGATGAGACAACAGTTCATCACagagttacacacactcacacacacacacacacacacacacacacacacacacacacacacacacacacacacacacacacacacacacacacacacacacacacacagttaggaGCAATTTGGTATAGCCGTCCATCCACTAGCAGGCTTCTGGGAGGTGGGAAGAATCTGGAGAACCTGGTGGAAACCAATGTGTACAACTGAAGAGAAGATGTATAAAACCACATACGGCattaacctgagctcaggatcgacAGTGAGACAGCAACTTTATCTGCTACAACATTGCGTCACAGTATATGGTGCCttgataaatacatacacttAATTTTTTTAGTGTGTCACATAAACTTTACCAACAATTATTTAGAAACACTGACTCCAAAACACTGGAAGGAAAAAATAACTTGGAGAAATCCCTAGAAAATAGAGATAGGTCTTAAGAAGGGTCCTTGGaaggaaaatgtggaaaaaggtcacatttactgtacaacaCATTCAGGAACATAAATCTATTTGTTTAACTACAAATACTTCAACATTGACAATTTGTAACATTGACATTTCACCAAGTGAAGAGTAAAATTCTGAAAAGATTTTGAATACTCAATGATGTCACATTTCACTGCACTGGCTCCACACTTGCAGCTTTTCTCACTCCTGCTGCCATTACAGCGAAGAAGAAGTTGGGAAAGAGAGAGCGGGTATAGATAGCTGCTTTTGAGATGGAGTGGGCCATGATGATTTCCTTCTTCTTACTACTCAGAGCTTGTAGTATTGCATTTGCCATCTCTTTTGTTGAAATGCCACGAGTTTTCTGTCCTGTTAGCGCTGCAGATTTCAATGTGCAAGAAAAAATTGTACAAAAGTTAATATGGAGTGTGTGTTAGCTTGGTTTATGATGCACTTGGTTTGGGATGTATTTGATAGAGAGGTGGATTTACCTGACATGATGGAATTGCTCACGGTGGTGTGCTGGGTCGTGTTACCGGCGTTTATGAAGGTATGACTGATGGTGCTAACATAGATGCCGCACTCCTGCACCTCAGCTCTTAGGCAGTCGAAGAAGGCTTGTACTGCATGTTTGGAGGCAGCAtctaaaataacattataataagatattgGAGAAATTATTTGATATTAGTTCTGCTTTTTTTCAAGCATCAAAATGCAtaggcatatacagtatatcagtacTGTAATTCAGGGgtgaagattaaaaaaacaaaacaaaacaaaacaaaaaagcacctGACTATGACATGGCCCAGCACAAGGCAGAAACATCTTGATGTGTTTTACTCATCTTAtaccttttttcccccaaccTATCTTATTTTTACTTCTTAAAGCATAAggcattgttgtttttattttatagttaatTTTGTGTTCATGAAACAAGTTTGTTCCTCTTAATAAACAGTCATTTCTGCTCAGTTATTAAAAAATGCAGCAACGCATGTACCACGAAAAGTGAAGCCGTCTTTCAAAAAGACGTTCCCATGTTGGAAAACCTATGGTTTTACTCTAACTTTTACGAAGCACAGGTATTGGTAACTCCTTCCATAAAAACTACATAAATGCTAAAAATTCAcctataaacattaaaataaaataaaaaacattatatattttttgtttaatttgtttatttggatTACATATTATAATGAGTGGTTTAATATAAACCCATTAATTGTCTTGCAGCTAGCACTGCTcatagcaaacaaaaaaaaacataaacaaacaaatgaaacacgttctgaccaatcggaattGAGAATTCGTAGGCAGTGGGGTATCACTTGGTGAGAGTTAGTTAAGTAAGTAGTTAAATATAACTAGCTGTTTATTTGCCATATTTTTATGTTGTCCATCATTATTGCTGACCTTTAATCAGTTTAAAGGTCACTgatccttaaaaataaatagaggcATTTAGGATTTAGTCACTGTGACAACATGAATGTGAAGCCCTCATTTCAGTGTCCTCTAACCAAACTCACAAGTTGTGCGGAAGGGAACGGTCAGTTTTCCCTGAATGCTGTTGACCAGGAGAATATGACCAGACCTTCTGGAGATCATTGAGGGCAGAACACCTGCAATCATAAAACATCATTTCAACACCTCATGCCACTATTTCAAAAGCAAGGTGATGAAGTAGATTATACCTTTGGTCAGTGTGATCGGTCCAAAATAGTTGACATCCATAACAGTCTTGTCCATTTCCAGAGACAGAGACTGTGCAGGTGCTTTCACTTTTATGCTGCTGTTGATGATGAGCATGTCCAGGTAGCCGTAACAGTCAAGTACATCTGAAAGCACATCTGGCATCATGTCCATGTCTGTGAAATCCATCTCTATTAACTTTGGTGGgaatgtctggaaaattgtaaaTTAAACATGTAGTGAATTGGaggtatttacatttaaactggatTGTTAACAATTACATTCGTAAATAGTCAGTGTAGTACCAGAAAAAGCTCTTTAAATTAATCCCATTGAAGAACAATTTTGATTCTATTTTCAATTTTACTTGTTACAACAATAACGGAATAATCAATTTCCAACACATCCTTTCACATAATGGTAAAATTTATGGTGAGAGATTTGTTTGGAGTTATCCATGGCTCTAACAGTATATCTATCTAAAGGGTGTTAAAGAAACCAAGGACCATCTGAGATGATTGTTCAACCTAAAGAAAAATGAATCGTTTGATAATGGCGAATACAGTATTTaccaaataattaattaaattctgtgtgtgtgtgtgtgtgtgtgtgtgtgtgtgtgtgtgtgtgtgtgtgtgtgtgtgtgtgtgtgtgtgtgtgtgtgtgattgacaggatCTTCCCAGCAgatgaattttattttcagaagttctttagatataaatatagGAGTGTAGTTTGTTGTTATTTTCCCTTCCTgactaaataaatgtgtgaaagcCTACCCAATATATATCACAagtttacatatttttatagcATGTTGTATAATTAAAGGGTCTTCACATGACAATTTACATGATAAATTCACAATTTATACAACCTATCTGTCTCCTCatcaatatattaatatattaatccACTTATGGCGTTGGATCATATAATAGGAATCGATATTTAGATGTTTTTCTGAATGATGTCATGAACACAAGTAAGCAATGTTATATTAACATGTCCATTGGCTCAGTGCAGTTctgtagtgtaaaaaaaaaaaaaatatatatatatatataaaaaggtcATGCAATTAAATATGTCTATATCTAGGATCTCTAGGAAAACTTGCCATAATACTTCTAAACGATGTTAACTGTCTCACTTGCTCTTGTCTTTAAAGCTCCCTATTTTATTCTATAATACTGTCATTTACTTTGTATGTTTGGAAAATATCCAGCCGATGTCACatcatacaatataaaatatttgtatattggGTTGTAAGATTAAAATGAAGTTCATGGTGGctgttttgggatttgtttgtgagctgtgtgtgttttttttgtctctacTCACTATAATAGGATCCGATTCATTGACCAGCTGCTGTGCAagagcttcaagcttttcccaGTTCTTGCCACAAAGGATCAGACGGGCTCCCCGCTTGTGGAAGAGTTTTGCACACTCTTAAATAACAGAGGAGCATAATCAGAACTGAAGGACAGTAATTAGCGaaatacataattaaatacatcAAATAATAAGATACCTTTTCCCAGGGCTGACAATGAATCGGTTATTAGCACTACTTTGTTTTGCACGGGTGTTTTGTGCAGCATTTGCATTATCACACTGTACAGATAGAATATTCCTGCTGCCACAGTTACCACAACAGACAGCAGCAAAGCCGTGGTCAACTGTGACTCCTGAAAGACAAAACAAGATAAAAGACCTCCTgttttatgtgaaaaaaaaatgcaaattaacaaaaaaaagagtagtccgcaatatttaatttcttttccaTGTATTTACTTACTgcactgttgtgtttctccatgGTGGTTTTAAAATTCCTTTCAGGTATCTCTGAATACAAAAGCAAGTCGTGTGATTCTGAAAGATCACAAACAAGAAAGCAAGAAATTTTCCAACAGAATACATTTCAATTTAGGTGAATTCAGATGGAAAGTTACAAATGCTGTAAGAAGGTTAATTCAGACATTTAAGTCATGGACGCCATTTTCCATAACACACCACCTCCTATAAACATGGCCTCCCTAGACTACTCACCAGAATTCT is a genomic window of Tachysurus fulvidraco isolate hzauxx_2018 chromosome 15, HZAU_PFXX_2.0, whole genome shotgun sequence containing:
- the si:dkey-282h22.5 gene encoding uncharacterized protein si:dkey-282h22.5, with amino-acid sequence MMRSKRDLILLMLLSLCGAQKKGTQETWEHRDKTNGKSCSNLTQVLDNWKYAIMYQVKDLLVNNHASVLPEYVRIKSLSDAADDLYKQFNTLKDSLGKLTSKFDKVEDFVDELQAGKIPKGWMWKALKRPPVSMPTQTPVRASGRGQWVRRARANRGPGT
- the LOC125138866 gene encoding protein NATD1-like codes for the protein MGLHTVLFRARTLTKIKINTSPFCVLSSETYRVIHDRNQRRFTVRLDNGGNVQNAVLEYSHGTDGHVRLLSTEVPESFRGKGVAASLAKAALDFVVEEKLKASISCWYIKKYVEENPQHGYQVHIEE
- the dhrs7ca gene encoding dehydrogenase/reductase SDR family member 7C-B, whose amino-acid sequence is MITQSHDLLLYSEIPERNFKTTMEKHNSAESQLTTALLLSVVVTVAAGIFYLYSVIMQMLHKTPVQNKVVLITDSLSALGKECAKLFHKRGARLILCGKNWEKLEALAQQLVNESDPIITFPPKLIEMDFTDMDMMPDVLSDVLDCYGYLDMLIINSSIKVKAPAQSLSLEMDKTVMDVNYFGPITLTKGVLPSMISRRSGHILLVNSIQGKLTVPFRTTYAASKHAVQAFFDCLRAEVQECGIYVSTISHTFINAGNTTQHTTVSNSIMSALTGQKTRGISTKEMANAILQALSSKKKEIIMAHSISKAAIYTRSLFPNFFFAVMAAGVRKAASVEPVQ